From Paracoccus aminovorans, one genomic window encodes:
- a CDS encoding MBL fold metallo-hydrolase, translating into MDARPEVTGFYESRTGSVQYVVADPKIGRCAIIDPVLDYDEKSGATATIEADRILSFVEGKGYRVEWILDTHPHADHFSAADYLKRRTGAPTAIGERVTEVQKLWNGFYNRPDLPADGSQWDRLFADGDRFMVGEIPARVMFSPGHTLASITYVIGDAAFVHDTLFMPDSGTARADFPGGSAAALWRSIQDILALPDRTRIFTGHDYCQGGRDPRWESTVAEQKAGNVHMAQYRTEAEFIAAREARDRTLPMPRLILHALQVNTNAGRLPEPESNGRRYLKIPLDLLDAAWD; encoded by the coding sequence ATGGATGCACGTCCGGAAGTAACGGGGTTCTACGAGAGCCGGACCGGCTCGGTGCAATATGTCGTGGCCGACCCGAAGATCGGCCGATGCGCCATCATCGACCCGGTGCTGGATTACGACGAGAAATCCGGTGCCACCGCGACCATCGAGGCCGACCGCATTCTGAGCTTCGTCGAGGGCAAGGGCTACCGCGTGGAATGGATCCTCGACACCCATCCCCATGCCGACCACTTCTCGGCCGCGGACTATCTCAAGCGCCGCACCGGGGCGCCGACCGCCATCGGCGAAAGGGTGACCGAGGTCCAGAAGCTGTGGAACGGCTTTTACAACCGGCCCGATCTGCCGGCCGACGGCAGCCAGTGGGACCGGCTCTTCGCCGATGGCGACCGCTTCATGGTGGGGGAGATTCCGGCGCGGGTGATGTTCTCGCCCGGGCATACGCTGGCCTCGATCACCTATGTCATCGGCGACGCGGCTTTCGTGCACGACACGCTGTTCATGCCCGACAGCGGCACCGCCCGGGCCGATTTTCCCGGCGGCAGCGCCGCGGCGCTGTGGCGTTCGATCCAGGACATCCTGGCGCTGCCAGACCGGACGCGCATCTTCACCGGCCACGATTATTGCCAGGGCGGGCGCGATCCGCGCTGGGAATCCACGGTGGCCGAGCAGAAGGCCGGCAATGTCCACATGGCGCAATACCGGACCGAAGCCGAATTCATCGCCGCCCGCGAGGCGCGCGACCGCACCCTGCCCATGCCCCGGCTGATCCTGCACGCCCTGCAGGTGAACACCAACGCCGGACGCCTGCCCGAGCCCGAATCGAACGGCCGGCGCTATCTGAAAATCCCGCTCGACCTGCTCGACGCGGCCTGGGACTGA
- a CDS encoding YgaP family membrane protein, translating into MKANLGNIDRGLRAVLGVALILLGLLAGLTGWGQWAALLVGAVLVLTALSRFCPAYALFGISSCGRK; encoded by the coding sequence ATGAAAGCGAATCTCGGCAATATCGACCGCGGCCTGCGCGCCGTGCTGGGCGTGGCGCTGATCCTGCTGGGCCTGCTGGCCGGGCTGACGGGCTGGGGCCAATGGGCGGCGCTGCTGGTGGGGGCCGTGCTGGTGCTGACCGCCCTGTCCCGGTTCTGCCCGGCCTATGCGCTGTTCGGCATCAGCAGCTGCGGCCGGAAATGA